From Hirundo rustica isolate bHirRus1 chromosome 1, bHirRus1.pri.v3, whole genome shotgun sequence, a single genomic window includes:
- the NRN1 gene encoding neuritin: MGLKLNGSYISLILAVQIAYLVQAVRAAGRCDAVFRGFSDCLLRLGDNMANYPQDLDDKRNLQTICAYWDDFHACTLTALTDCQEGATDLWEKLRRESKNLDFQGSLFELCGGGSGAAPSLLSPALPLLLAALWAALVTWLPF; the protein is encoded by the exons ATGGGACTTAAGTTGAACGGCAGTTATATTTCTCTGATCCTTGCTGTACAGATAG CGTACCTGGTGCAGGCGGTGAGAGCGGCGGGGCGGTGCGATGCGGTCTTTAGGGGCTTCTCGGATTGTTTGCTGCGGCTGGGCGATAACATGGCCAACTACCCGCAGGACCTGGACGACAAGAGAAACCTTCAAACGATCTGCGC gTACTGGGATGATTTCCACGCCTGCACCCTCACAGCGCTCACCGATTGCCAGGAAGGAGCGACAGACCTCTGGGAGAAATTGAGACGGGAATCCAAAAACCTCGATTTCCAGGGCAGCTTATTTGAACTGTGCGGAGGAGGCAGCGGCGCGGCACCGTCCCTGCTCTCGCCGGCCTTGCCCCTGCTCCTGGCGGCTCTGTGGGCCGCTCTAGTGACCTGGCTGCCTTTCTAG